From Anopheles darlingi chromosome 2, idAnoDarlMG_H_01, whole genome shotgun sequence, the proteins below share one genomic window:
- the LOC125948971 gene encoding uncharacterized protein LOC125948971 isoform X2, which translates to MFSSMPPSVNGDAKKGNWFWSLRRQPKAKKSILEPDKPKQKSCVDLSASNGTLYDGGVGCGNDGPVSLPQQRHRLDDISASSSSIDRRSPSSSGGGGPPVCTCEYIQLIDAPETNGSISTTATVTTTVSRHLNELPSPSQEEGRSSSSSCDSHHQLALNSCVPDESVLPEDETGTVTTTTTATETNGCRRRAERVYTAQTVTTVTKTTVMNRQRTYRVGLIFSDNGELLNSNLDLRQLVEESKQNFLHALGRAGATTDLVPSSERQQQQHQTTEANNLATIPPPPRLAAGTADDTGRKIEGQELNNNQSGRRRSLRHQFSILDDSNFDYIDDSADLFNRNYPHQPTGTSNGGGTVRTVPVNAGPLPITKVLKMCNNCKNKSNLVYKLSSTQPSGPRKQINDELIEVESEMKAHESKEENKHSNKDKQMALGRKKFNMDPKKGIEFLYENQLLKTDPQDVAQFLYKGEGLNKTAIGDYLGEKNDFNEQVLKAFVELHDFTNLILVQALRQFLWSFRLPGEAQKIDRMMECFAQRYCQLNPDIFTNTDTCYVLSFAIIMLNTSLHNPSVKDKPTVEQFISMNRGINNGGDLPRELLESLYESIRAEPFKIPQDDGNDLMHTFFNPDKEGWLWKQGGRYKSWKRRWFILNDNCLYYFEYTTDKEPRGIIPLENIAVREVTDRSKPHCFELHASGGADIIKACKTDSEGKVVEGKHTVYRMSAATEEEQQEWISRLNQSISHNPFHDILVQRKKKALAKS; encoded by the exons ATGTTCTCCTCCATGCCACCGAGTGTGAATGGCGATGCCAAGAAGGGCAACTGGTTCTGGTCATTACGGCGGCaaccgaaggcgaagaaatCTATCCTCGAGCCGGATAAACCGAAGCAGAAAAGCTGCGTCGATCTGTCGGCCTCCAATGGGACGCTgtacgatggtggtgttggctgCGGGAACGATGGTCCGGTCTCGCTGCCCCAACAACGACACCGGCTGGACGACATATCcgctagcagcagctcgattgACCGGCGTTCCCCATCatccagtggtggtggagggccACCCGTGTGCACCTGCGAGTACATACAGCTTATCGATGCGCCGGAAACGAATGGTAGTATCTCGACGACGGCCACCGTCACGACGACCGTATCGCGGCACCTCAACGAGCTTCCTTCGCCATCGCAAGAGGAAGGcagatcatcttcatcttcctgcGATAGTCACCACCAGCTTGCCTTAAACTCCTGTGTCCCCGACGAAAGTGTTCTTCCAGAGGATGAGACGGGCAcagtaacgacgacgacgacggccaccgaAACGAACGGTTGTCGTCGCCGAGCGGAACGGGTTTATACCGCGCAAACCGTAACGACCGTCACCAAGACCACGGTCATGAACCGGCAGCGTACGTACCGTGTTGGGCTCATCTTCAGCGATAACGGAGAGCTGCTGAACAGCAATCTCGATCTGCGGCAACTGGTCGAGGAAAGCAAGCAGAACTTTCTGCATGCCCTCGGGCGTGCTGGTGCGACGACGGATCTGGTACCATCGtccgagcggcagcagcagcaacatcaaacaaCCGAAGCGAACAATCTAGCAACCatcccgccaccgccacgattAGCTGCCGGAACAGCGGATGATACCGGCAGGAAGATTGAGGGTCAGGAGCTGAACAACAACCAATCTGGGCGGAGGCGTAGCCTGCGGCACCAGTTCAGCATACTGGATGATAGTAACTTCGATTACATCGATGACAGTGCCGATCTGTTTAACCGGAACTATCCTCACCAGCCTACGGGCACCAGCAACGGCGGTGGAACCGTCCGGACAGTGCCGGTCAATGCCGGTCCCTTGCCTATTACCAAAGTCCTGAAAATGTGTAATAattgtaaaaacaaaagtaaTCTAGTCTACAAGCTAAGCAGCACCCAACCTTCCGGACCGCGCAAG CAAATCAACGATGAGCTGATAGAGGTCGAGTCGGAAATGAAAGCCCACGAAAGCAAGGAGGAGAACAAACATTCCAACAAAGACAAACAGATGGCGCTGGGGCGGAAAAAGTTCAACATGGATCCAAAGAAAG GCATAGAATTTTTATATGAAAACCAACTTCTCAAGACGGACCCGCAGGATGTAGCGCAGTTCCTTTACAAAGGAGAAGGTCTCAACAAAACGGCAATCG GTGATTATTTAGGCGAGAAAAATGACTTCAACGAACAGGTGTTGAAAGCCTTTGTAGAACTTCACGATTTTACGAATCTAATACTGGTGCAAGCTTTAAG ACAATTCCTCTGGTCATTCAGACTGCCCGGCGAGGCGCAGAAGATCGATCGTATGATGGAATGCTTCGCCCAGCGGTACTGCCAGCTCAATCCCGACATCTTCACCAACACGGACACGTGCTACGTGCTGAGCTTTGCCATCATTATGCTCAACACGTCATTACACAATCCCTCG GTCAAAGATAAGCCAACAGTTGAACAGTTCATTTCAATGAACCGCGGGATCAATAATGGTGGCGATCTTCCACGTGAGCTGTTGGAG TCGCTGTATGAGTCGATACGAGCCGAACCATTTAAAATTCCTCAGGACGATGGTAATGATCTGATGCACACGTTTTTCAATCCCGACAAGGAAGGATGGCTGTGGAAACAAGGCGGAAG GTACAAATCGTGGAAGAGACGTTGGTTCATACTGAACGATAACTGTTTATACTACTTCGAGTACACCACCGACAAGGAGCCTAGGGGCATCATTCCATTGGAAAACATTGCG GTACGTGAAGTGACGGACCGCAGTAAACCGCACTGTTTCGAGCTACACGCGAGCGGTGGTGCGGACATCATCAAGGCCTGCAAGACGGATAGTGAGGGTAAGGTGGTAGAAGGTAAGCACACCGTCTACCGCATgtccgccgccaccgaggaGGAGCAACAGGAGTGGATCAGCCGCCTGAACCAGTCGATCAGCCACAATCCGTTCCACGACATTCTAGtgcaaaggaagaagaaagcccTGGCAAAAAGTTAG
- the LOC125948971 gene encoding uncharacterized protein LOC125948971 isoform X1: protein MFSSMPPSVNGDAKKGNWFWSLRRQPKAKKSILEPDKPKQKSCVDLSASNGTLYDGGVGCGNDGPVSLPQQRHRLDDISASSSSIDRRSPSSSGGGGPPVCTCEYIQLIDAPETNGSISTTATVTTTVSRHLNELPSPSQEEGRSSSSSCDSHHQLALNSCVPDESVLPEDETGTVTTTTTATETNGCRRRAERVYTAQTVTTVTKTTVMNRQRTYRVGLIFSDNGELLNSNLDLRQLVEESKQNFLHALGRAGATTDLVPSSERQQQQHQTTEANNLATIPPPPRLAAGTADDTGRKIEGQELNNNQSGRRRSLRHQFSILDDSNFDYIDDSADLFNRNYPHQPTGTSNGGGTVRTVPVNAGPLPITKVLKMCNNCKNKSNLVYKLSSTQPSGPRKQINDELIEVESEMKAHESKEENKHSNKDKQMALGRKKFNMDPKKGIEFLYENQLLKTDPQDVAQFLYKGEGLNKTAIGDYLGEKNDFNEQVLKAFVELHDFTNLILVQALRQFLWSFRLPGEAQKIDRMMECFAQRYCQLNPDIFTNTDTCYVLSFAIIMLNTSLHNPSVKDKPTVEQFISMNRGINNGGDLPRELLESLYESIRAEPFKIPQDDGNDLMHTFFNPDKEGWLWKQGGRYKSWKRRWFILNDNCLYYFEYTTDKEPRGIIPLENIAVREVTDRSKPHCFELHASGGADIIKACKTDSEGKVVEGKHTVYRMSAATEEEQQEWISRLNQSISHNPFHDILVQRKKKALAKKFYHTLCEWLSCGLYRSDRSGTELFERQQTTVKEYQLMQL, encoded by the exons ATGTTCTCCTCCATGCCACCGAGTGTGAATGGCGATGCCAAGAAGGGCAACTGGTTCTGGTCATTACGGCGGCaaccgaaggcgaagaaatCTATCCTCGAGCCGGATAAACCGAAGCAGAAAAGCTGCGTCGATCTGTCGGCCTCCAATGGGACGCTgtacgatggtggtgttggctgCGGGAACGATGGTCCGGTCTCGCTGCCCCAACAACGACACCGGCTGGACGACATATCcgctagcagcagctcgattgACCGGCGTTCCCCATCatccagtggtggtggagggccACCCGTGTGCACCTGCGAGTACATACAGCTTATCGATGCGCCGGAAACGAATGGTAGTATCTCGACGACGGCCACCGTCACGACGACCGTATCGCGGCACCTCAACGAGCTTCCTTCGCCATCGCAAGAGGAAGGcagatcatcttcatcttcctgcGATAGTCACCACCAGCTTGCCTTAAACTCCTGTGTCCCCGACGAAAGTGTTCTTCCAGAGGATGAGACGGGCAcagtaacgacgacgacgacggccaccgaAACGAACGGTTGTCGTCGCCGAGCGGAACGGGTTTATACCGCGCAAACCGTAACGACCGTCACCAAGACCACGGTCATGAACCGGCAGCGTACGTACCGTGTTGGGCTCATCTTCAGCGATAACGGAGAGCTGCTGAACAGCAATCTCGATCTGCGGCAACTGGTCGAGGAAAGCAAGCAGAACTTTCTGCATGCCCTCGGGCGTGCTGGTGCGACGACGGATCTGGTACCATCGtccgagcggcagcagcagcaacatcaaacaaCCGAAGCGAACAATCTAGCAACCatcccgccaccgccacgattAGCTGCCGGAACAGCGGATGATACCGGCAGGAAGATTGAGGGTCAGGAGCTGAACAACAACCAATCTGGGCGGAGGCGTAGCCTGCGGCACCAGTTCAGCATACTGGATGATAGTAACTTCGATTACATCGATGACAGTGCCGATCTGTTTAACCGGAACTATCCTCACCAGCCTACGGGCACCAGCAACGGCGGTGGAACCGTCCGGACAGTGCCGGTCAATGCCGGTCCCTTGCCTATTACCAAAGTCCTGAAAATGTGTAATAattgtaaaaacaaaagtaaTCTAGTCTACAAGCTAAGCAGCACCCAACCTTCCGGACCGCGCAAG CAAATCAACGATGAGCTGATAGAGGTCGAGTCGGAAATGAAAGCCCACGAAAGCAAGGAGGAGAACAAACATTCCAACAAAGACAAACAGATGGCGCTGGGGCGGAAAAAGTTCAACATGGATCCAAAGAAAG GCATAGAATTTTTATATGAAAACCAACTTCTCAAGACGGACCCGCAGGATGTAGCGCAGTTCCTTTACAAAGGAGAAGGTCTCAACAAAACGGCAATCG GTGATTATTTAGGCGAGAAAAATGACTTCAACGAACAGGTGTTGAAAGCCTTTGTAGAACTTCACGATTTTACGAATCTAATACTGGTGCAAGCTTTAAG ACAATTCCTCTGGTCATTCAGACTGCCCGGCGAGGCGCAGAAGATCGATCGTATGATGGAATGCTTCGCCCAGCGGTACTGCCAGCTCAATCCCGACATCTTCACCAACACGGACACGTGCTACGTGCTGAGCTTTGCCATCATTATGCTCAACACGTCATTACACAATCCCTCG GTCAAAGATAAGCCAACAGTTGAACAGTTCATTTCAATGAACCGCGGGATCAATAATGGTGGCGATCTTCCACGTGAGCTGTTGGAG TCGCTGTATGAGTCGATACGAGCCGAACCATTTAAAATTCCTCAGGACGATGGTAATGATCTGATGCACACGTTTTTCAATCCCGACAAGGAAGGATGGCTGTGGAAACAAGGCGGAAG GTACAAATCGTGGAAGAGACGTTGGTTCATACTGAACGATAACTGTTTATACTACTTCGAGTACACCACCGACAAGGAGCCTAGGGGCATCATTCCATTGGAAAACATTGCG GTACGTGAAGTGACGGACCGCAGTAAACCGCACTGTTTCGAGCTACACGCGAGCGGTGGTGCGGACATCATCAAGGCCTGCAAGACGGATAGTGAGGGTAAGGTGGTAGAAGGTAAGCACACCGTCTACCGCATgtccgccgccaccgaggaGGAGCAACAGGAGTGGATCAGCCGCCTGAACCAGTCGATCAGCCACAATCCGTTCCACGACATTCTAGtgcaaaggaagaagaaagcccTGGCAAAAA